The genomic DNA TCCAAAAATCAATCAATGAATAGTTTAATAGAATTAGGCTTCTTTCACTTTCTACATTAGTCATGTTGGGATTATTGTGCCTTCCACAGTTCCACTTATGAATTCCAAAATGATGTGGTTCATCTGAACATAGTTTGGTATTTCGAATGACCAAATCGTAATGATTCACCTCTTAAATGGTGCTGTTCCATCTTGGCCAAACTCCCTGGATCAACTATTCATGCATATATTTTCCATTCTAGTATCTAATACATGCGAAATGATATATGAGTTCTACCTGTGGTTGCTTGTGTCTGCTTTCATTCTCAGTGACAATGGTGTAAAAAACATATTTGGCGGAAATATTTTAAGCTACATTCCGAGACTATATGAAGAAACAAAATAGAATGGTTTCATACTTTCATCACTTCATCAGGTGCTACTAGACAACACACTGATAATTTCTGCTGGATCTTGTAGCTGTGCTTGATGAGAACGGGAAGTTCCTACTAGCTGCCAAAAGGAGCCAGAGGACGACGTGCACGGACTATGCCATTTCTATGGATTCAAAAAGTTTCTCGCGATCGAGTACTGGATACATTGGGAAGCTGAGGTGAATTTAACTCATCTATGCCATTTGGATGAATTTGGTCGCCAATTCAAACCTGACATAAATTATGGCACCGCAGGTCAAATTTCCTTGGAACCAAATTCATCATTTATGACACACTGCCTCCATTCAATGCTGGGGGACTTTGCTCACAGGAACGGGCCCCTAGCCGTCGGTTCTCTTCCAGAAAAGTCTCACCAAAAGTTCCAGTGGGTAGCTACCCCATTGGACAGGTGAACTATGAGCTGAATGTGCTCGGCACCCGGGGGCCAAGGCGGATGCAATGCACTATGCATTCCATCCCAGAGTCAGCAGTAGAGCCTGGCGGTGTTGTGCCAGGGCAACCGAAAGAGCTCCTTCCGAGGTTATTCGATGAGTCCTTCCGCAGCACAGCAACTTGCTTCTCCAAATACACCATCGCAGATAGCTCCACGGACTTGAGCACTTGTGGGTACTCCGAGTGTGGTGGAGGAAACCCGCAAGGTGGCGACGACGCAGACAAGGAGAGGCCCCTGGTTCTGCACAACAAGGCGCCAAGGTGGCATGAGCAGCTGCAGTGTTGGTGCCTCAACTTCCGTGGGCGCGTGACAGTGGCATCAGTCAAGAACTTCCAGCTGGTAGCCTCTGTGCCACCGCCAGCTTCAGCAGGGGCTTGGGCGCCTGGTGTGCAGACGCAGCCCCAGGCGTCGGGTCCATCTTCGTCATCAAGCCACGACACGGTGATCTTGCAATTCGGCAAAGTTGCAAGGGATATGTTCACCATGGACTACCGGTACCCGCTGTCAGCTTTCCAGGCCTTCGCCATATGTTTGACCAGCTTTGACACGAAGCTGGCCTGCGAATAGATGATGGGTAGGAAGGGTAGGAATTAGAGCAGCAGGTAGCAGGTTGTATGTGATAAGCAGAGCATTCAAGTGTGCATGTACATACATAACATAACGGCTAGTAGGTGTTGTTTGGTCTGAAACCTGAATTTTATGAGTTTGTATGTTGGTGGTGGGTCGTCGAtcagatgatgttgtagtggtTGCGCTGGAAAATCTGAAGATAAATTTGGTTGGTGTTTGGAATGATTGATTGTTTATTTTCAGCATCATGATTATTATGAATCTAGATTAGTGCTAGTCCATGACAGTAACAACTTGATATATACAGCGACGGATGTGGTGAGCATAGCTGCTTGGAGTTGGATAAGAATAAGATGGTGGGTGCCTAAGCAACCAAGCGAGCAGGAATTAAGATTCGCGAGCATGCTGCAATGCCAGATGCAAAAACAAACATCCAGATCATTGGGTTGAAATCAAATCAAATAATCAAACCAAATCAGGCAGCTGACCGAAATTCGGATACTTGGTCTGTTGATGCCTTGTCGGCTTCCATCCAATCCAATACTAAGCATGGCACGTGCTGTATTCGCGCTTGGTTCCTGAAACCCAATCAATGTTGAAAATGTCACGTGACTTTGACCTCTTCTCCATGTTGCTTCAGCGTGTCGTGCGGTGCCCGCCATCCAGCACACTCAACACCTCCTTCGAGCCATCAACGTAGCTTTTACCATACCATTtttactactccctccttccctgtttataaggcatacacgtatatcaagattcaaaccttgtcatctttgatcaataatttgactattaaatttttatttttataatacaaatttcatatgattggattcataatcaaatatattttacaatgattataaatttataatcaaaagtgatataatatatgataaataaatggtcaaagtgttgtttagaagaccgtgtcatgttccaccatgccttataaacggggaaggagggagtagtagtGATAAAAGGAAGGGGgtatatttggttgatgttttgCAGACATAACTAATAACTTGCCTTTATCATTTTCAAAAACATGGTATTAGATGatcgaaaataaaaaaaaacatggcATTACATTACTAAGAAGCCAGCCACATTCGTCGCCTTGTTCTGTCCTTGTAAAATCATAGCTCTAAGAATAATAGAGTTTTATAGTGATTGATTTTGGTGTGCACAGCTACAAAGCGTCATGAAATTGGAATGAAACTACATTGAGGGTTTAAGTTTCATTTACACACATCAACTTCTACTGGTCACATGATATATTTGACCATTAATACCAATAAGCAATTAAATATGACAGCTTACCTATGGAATTGTGCAATGAAACTATGCATTGAGGGAGATAGTTTCATTTTAGTGTCAAACAAACATGGCACTCTTGATAATTGTGTGATAACACTATGAGATTGACCTTAGTATATAGTAGTAGCAAGCAGGAGAAGGGGACGGTCTTGGAAATTATCCAATCACAGTTGCGCCCCACCCCGTCCTCCGGCCACCGTTCCTATGGCGTCGCCACCTccgatccacctccaccacccagCCCTCACCCGGCGTCCCCGACCCTAGTTATCCCCCAAGCGTCCTTACAATCCGCCTCCACTGTCGGACTTCcctgctcccctcccctcaGTTCCTAAGGCCACAAGTAAGAAGGTGTTTTGGAACAGGGACTAAAAAAAtcctagggactttttagtatttagaagtattaaataaaagttaatt from Panicum virgatum strain AP13 chromosome 7N, P.virgatum_v5, whole genome shotgun sequence includes the following:
- the LOC120680797 gene encoding tubby-like F-box protein 7; amino-acid sequence: MSFRSMVRDLRESFGYISRRNFEVRIHHRGKSLGSSSDLQDGPMVIQQSRWASLPPELLRDVMKRLEEDESSWPSRKDVVSCASVCTTWRDMCKDIVRSPEICAKLTFPVSLKQPGPRDGVIQCFIKRDKSKLTYRLYLCLSCAVLDENGKFLLAAKRSQRTTCTDYAISMDSKSFSRSSTGYIGKLRSNFLGTKFIIYDTLPPFNAGGLCSQERAPSRRFSSRKVSPKVPVGSYPIGQVNYELNVLGTRGPRRMQCTMHSIPESAVEPGGVVPGQPKELLPRLFDESFRSTATCFSKYTIADSSTDLSTCGYSECGGGNPQGGDDADKERPLVLHNKAPRWHEQLQCWCLNFRGRVTVASVKNFQLVASVPPPASAGAWAPGVQTQPQASGPSSSSSHDTVILQFGKVARDMFTMDYRYPLSAFQAFAICLTSFDTKLACE